DNA from Denticeps clupeoides chromosome 7, fDenClu1.1, whole genome shotgun sequence:
CGGACCTGCGCCTGACCATGATGTTTCAGGACAAAGCCCAACACTTCTCAGATCTGATAAATCAGCACCACTCTAGGATGCTGCAGTTCCTCTCCGACCTGGAGGAGAGCGCTGTGCAGCTGGACAGGATGAAGATGGGGGCCAGTATCTCCACTGTAGCTGTCAGTTCGGTTGGCATGGCTGGAGGAGTCCTGTCAATCGTCGGCCTGGCTTTGGCCCCAGTGACTGCTGGCGTTTCACTGGCCCTTACCCTGACTGGGGTTGGCCTTGGTGTCACCAGTGGCGCCAATAGTCTGGTTACCGGTATCACAGAGATGGCCGTCAACAAATACCATGGGAAAAGTGCTAATGGCGTGTTCAAGAAATACATGGAGGATGTAGAGACTATAACTAGTTGTTTAGATCAGGTGGCCAAACGTCATGGTCCCATAGTGAAGTCAGAACATCTGGATATTGTGGTTGGAGCTCGCAGGGTGATGACTGCAGCTGGATGTGTAGGAAAGGGCATAGATATGTTGGTTGATGGAGTTTCAGCTGTGAAAGTCCTCCAAACAGAGGAGGTAGCAGCAACTGCTGTCAGGTTGGGTCTCCAAGATGTGAACGCAGGAAGTCGCATCCCCTCTCTGGCTGCAGACCTCCCTGAAATTGGACAGCTGGCGAAGGGAACTCCACTGGCCCTCTCCAAAGCAGCCCGTGCTGGTGCCATCACCCTGAATGCGCTCTTCATTGGTATGGATGTCCTGTTTATCTGCAAGGATAGTATAAGCCTGGCTAAAGGgagcgaaagtgaagtgtccAAGCTCATCCGCTCCAGGGTGGGGCTGTGGCGTTCAGAGCAGGAGTCCTGGAAGAAGATTTCTGATTGTTTAAGCAATTGGTCTTGGCGGTTCAATAAGTACCACAGGATACTAGAGCAGCCATTCTACCCAGTGGCTGAGGTTTAAAGA
Protein-coding regions in this window:
- the apol gene encoding uncharacterized protein apol; protein product: MEQSVQDLMMATSGAIGSTNKREKLHESLQKYVFDTLTYIDIVSEFCNKKEKWFLQREIELDMMRDIKDRYNKIHLSFDHVTHSKTKTKAFREYLWSGLTQITADTRSKALEKELRKVLEDTLKSLEKLDDALNAVEKLAVTSLFVFYESSYLPQGVSCAAVRSIISAARLVFPLLIHFKRNAEAFFCPSFHNVEVMAFQLNKYISTTKELFCKMEERLKKVSTSEILITASFSFIILQMKKLNHKNDPMPHRTNPDLRLTMMFQDKAQHFSDLINQHHSRMLQFLSDLEESAVQLDRMKMGASISTVAVSSVGMAGGVLSIVGLALAPVTAGVSLALTLTGVGLGVTSGANSLVTGITEMAVNKYHGKSANGVFKKYMEDVETITSCLDQVAKRHGPIVKSEHLDIVVGARRVMTAAGCVGKGIDMLVDGVSAVKVLQTEEVAATAVRLGLQDVNAGSRIPSLAADLPEIGQLAKGTPLALSKAARAGAITLNALFIGMDVLFICKDSISLAKGSESEVSKLIRSRVGLWRSEQESWKKISDCLSNWSWRFNKYHRILEQPFYPVAEV